In a genomic window of Streptomyces pristinaespiralis:
- a CDS encoding long-chain-fatty-acid--CoA ligase → MYLTQSLHRAVQQNPERIATISGERVRTWRESGDRIARLAGALRALGAAEGDRVALLALNSDVHHDYLYAVWWAGCVVNPVNTRWSVREIAYSLEESDTRILLVDDAFAPLVPKLRGLWEGIATVIHCGDEPTPEGMLCYEELIAAHEPVKDERVGGERLAGIFYTGGTTGFPKGVMLSHANILSSANSLVVSVQASTPGGRTMYCAPMFHLAALGNWFVQNLVGGSHLFLPAFEPAAVLTAVADHRPTSTLLVPAMIQMLVDHPSVGEHDLTSLQRLNYGASPISETLLERAMQVFPAAELAQGYGMTEMAPAIAALTPEDHHDARLLRAAGRAVAGVDLRIVDAEDREVPRGAVGEIVVRGANTMLGYWNKPGETAAALRGGWMHTGDAAFMDDNGYVYIVDRVKDMIVSGGENVYSAEVENAVAAHPAVAACAVIGIPDSDWGERVHAVIVLKPGHTATTTEIRDHCKSLIARYKAPRSCDFVDAMPLSPAGKILKRELRKPYWSNSERNVN, encoded by the coding sequence GTGTACCTCACGCAGAGCCTGCACAGAGCCGTGCAGCAGAACCCCGAGAGGATCGCCACCATTTCCGGGGAACGCGTGCGTACCTGGCGCGAGAGCGGGGACCGGATCGCCAGGCTCGCCGGTGCGCTGCGCGCCCTCGGTGCGGCCGAGGGCGACCGGGTCGCGCTACTAGCCCTCAACTCCGATGTTCACCATGACTACCTCTACGCGGTCTGGTGGGCCGGCTGCGTCGTGAACCCGGTCAATACCCGATGGAGCGTCAGGGAGATCGCCTACTCCCTCGAGGAGTCCGACACCCGCATCCTGCTGGTGGACGATGCCTTCGCCCCACTGGTGCCGAAGTTGCGGGGTCTGTGGGAGGGCATCGCCACCGTCATCCATTGCGGCGACGAACCGACCCCCGAGGGCATGCTCTGCTACGAGGAGCTGATCGCCGCCCATGAACCGGTCAAGGACGAGCGAGTGGGCGGCGAGCGACTGGCGGGCATCTTCTACACCGGCGGGACCACTGGCTTCCCCAAGGGCGTCATGCTCAGCCACGCCAACATCCTCAGCTCCGCCAACAGCCTGGTCGTGAGCGTCCAGGCCAGCACCCCTGGCGGCCGCACCATGTACTGCGCGCCCATGTTCCACCTCGCCGCGCTCGGGAACTGGTTCGTCCAGAACCTCGTCGGCGGCTCCCACCTCTTCCTGCCCGCATTCGAGCCCGCCGCAGTGCTCACGGCCGTCGCCGACCACAGACCCACCTCGACGCTGCTGGTCCCCGCCATGATCCAGATGCTGGTGGACCACCCGTCGGTCGGCGAGCACGACCTCACCAGCCTCCAGCGGCTGAACTACGGAGCGTCACCGATCTCGGAAACGCTGCTCGAGCGGGCCATGCAGGTCTTCCCCGCAGCGGAACTCGCGCAGGGCTACGGCATGACCGAAATGGCCCCGGCCATCGCCGCCCTCACTCCGGAGGACCACCACGATGCCCGACTGCTGCGCGCCGCCGGCCGGGCCGTGGCAGGCGTGGACCTTCGCATCGTCGACGCCGAGGACCGCGAGGTCCCCCGGGGTGCAGTCGGGGAGATCGTCGTCCGCGGCGCCAACACCATGCTCGGATACTGGAACAAGCCCGGGGAGACGGCAGCCGCTCTGCGAGGCGGCTGGATGCACACCGGCGACGCCGCCTTCATGGACGACAACGGGTACGTGTACATCGTCGACCGCGTCAAGGACATGATCGTCTCCGGTGGGGAGAACGTGTACTCCGCCGAGGTCGAGAACGCCGTGGCCGCACACCCGGCCGTCGCAGCCTGCGCGGTCATCGGCATCCCTGACTCCGACTGGGGCGAGCGCGTCCACGCAGTGATCGTCCTCAAGCCCGGCCACACTGCCACCACGACGGAGATCCGGGACCACTGCAAGAGTCTCATCGCCCGCTACAAGGCCCCGCGCAGCTGCGACTTCGTCGATGCCATGCCTCTGTCCCCGGCGGGCAAGATCCTCAAGCGGGAACTCCGCAAGCCCTACTGGTCGAACAGCGAACGGAACGTCAATTGA